The genome window ATATCAGAGAAAACTAGTATACTTGGTAACTATATGGGTATTAGTATTGAAACTATCAATATGAATGCTTCTGTTGGGTTCTGGGAAAATTTAGGTTTTACGATAGGAATGGGAAATGTGGACCAAGGATGGGTAAGCATGACCAACAACAATGGAGATATTATTAGCTTAATGAAATACGGAATGTGTCCCCATCAATTCTTTAATCCATCAATGACATTTTTCAATGGTAAAGAAAAGAACCCCATCGTTATCAATAATATTCGAGAAAGCAATACTCCTATTGCTGAGGAAATCACTCATTTCAATGAGGAAGGTATTGTAGATAATATTGTACTTAAAGATCCATCAGGTGTAGGTTGTTTTGTCTTTAACGATTAAATATTTTATCTAAAAGGTGAGGTACCTCTAAGTGTTTATGTACATCACTTTTTAGGTAGTTTGAAGTAGTTCTTGGAGAAGCTACCATATTTAAACTGATACAGAAGAAACCTATTATTATAATTAACCCTATCCAAAAGGCTTTAAAGTGATTGATCATGATTAATAATGTTTTAAATACATAATCGAAATCTCCCCTCTTTCAGTTATACATATTTTGTTTATCGAGTTTATTAAAAAGATTATTAATAATTAATAGTTGCAACTTGCAACCTTAATTTATTAAAATTATAGCATCATTGGTGTATGATGCTATAATTTGGTTTAGAAGAAAAGTCTCAAAACCATCATGCGGATTTTATATTGAAGTACTTTATTTTTCTTCAACTGAGAAGCAAAAATAAGTAAGGCCGCAATACATGGAAGTGTAAATAAGTTGAGTAAAATTTGTTGCATTTAAAAAAATTAGGTTTTCAGTGTTAGAGTCCTGAGGCTCATTATCTAGATACTAATTTAGTATCCTGATTATAATAAATATATTTTGTCATAAAGCTTGAGATGCTTTTACGATAAATATCTTTATGTGCTTTGAAATGATTTTGCTGTTGTACAGTACAGTTTGCATTAATCGTTTCAAATTTACGATCTGCAATCATAGTACTTACTTCCAAATACTCTTGGCTATTTATTGCATATGCTTGCTTAGCATTCATCAATAAAGTATTAAAATTAGAAAAATCAGTATGGATGACGTTAAACTGATTGTTGTCTAATGAAAGAATACTTTTTAATTCTTCTGTTTCTTTCTCTGTGATCTCTTTCGCATTGATAGCTACCCTTTGCTCTCTCTCAAGAACATTTTCTCTTTTCTGTAAAAACAAGATAAGAAGTTGGTTTTTCTTGTCAAGGTCTGCTGATCCTAATGCAAGAAGATCCTTTTCATATTTTGTTCTCAAAGTAGAAATTTCTTGCTTTTGAACAGTTGTTAAGGTAGAGATTTGATTTAATTGATTTACATAAGAACTTACATCTTCAGCAACGCTCTGACCAAACACAGTTGTTAGTTGGAAACAAAAAGCTAGAGCGAAAGATAATACATAAGATTTCATAGGAGTATTTGATTAGTTTAATTATACAGTAATAGACTTGTTATTAAAAAATTTATTGAACACACTTTAATCGACTGAAACCAAAGTAGCTTATATCGATATATTCACATTTTTTCTTTAAATAATTATAGTAATACAAAATTACTAAAAATTTCTATTACTTGCAATTACACATAACAATATACACAGACTCATTTGTGGTCACATAACACTTTTGGTTAACGGATTAATTATAGGTTTCATAGATAAGACACCATTCAAAAAAAGATATAATCACCTTTAACGATATTTATTGTGATCCTAAAAAAACAAAAAGGCCCTCAAATTTCTTGAGAGCCTTATTACTTAGTTGATTATAATGTCTTTGTATCTATTTTTAATATCTACGTATTCTTTTCTTTGTTGAATATATTCTTCTGCTGATCTTGGTCTTGGATTCCAATTTGGGTCTGGAATCTCAGGATAGATCTCCGATGCATAGTCTTTTCCTTCATAAAAGTAGTCATCAAAAGTACAGCCTTCCATTTCAGAAAAGGGAGCTAAGAAAATATATCCGTCAAAGAAATCTTGCAATTTAAAGGAATCATGACAACTGCTATAAAAACTATGATCACTGAACTCTCCAACGGTTCCCGTAAGATCAAAGCCTACTGGTTTATAATTATTTTGCTTCATTAAAGCTTCAATTTTTCCATCGGCTGGAGATATTAATTTATAATCACTTGCTTCAGTTCCATAAAACCCTTGGTGTAGTAAGATAGTACAAATATCATCTTCTAAAAGATCATATAATCGATTCCCGAGGAATACACTTTGGCAGGGACAATCTTTCTTTAAGGTAACAGGCAACTTCTTATTGAGAAACTTGGTAAAAGCATGTGGTGTTCCCACTAATAATAATGCTTTTTCTTTAGGCTCCACAATTTCTCTTTTTACTAACTCATATCGGAAAGAATCAATTTCTCCTCTATAGAAAACATCTCCCATACATTCTTTGTCATCCATATTGAACTTAGTCCAATCGAAATGGTAACTTAAATTGACAATCCGAAATTTTCTCTGATCAGGCTGTAAGGTTTGATTGAATTCCCAAGCACTTTTATAAATATCTCTATAATCTTTATACGCCCAACCCACATTGTAGAAATACATCATTTCCTTAGCTAGTGCATCATGATATTCTGGAGCAGCAAGTAAAGAGTCCAATAGATCTTGAACTTCAAAAGCGCCAAACTCCATCCCTATCTGATAAATACCATTTTCATATAAGGTGGGAATCATATTTCTTACAAAATCAAGATTTTGTTTTATTCCATGATCTTCTCCTAATAAAACTATAGAATGGTCTTCAAATTTATCAATAACATAATCCTCTGGTGATGGGCTACTTTTAATCTCTTCTATAGGTTTATTTTTTATTGAGCAAGAAACGTTGATAATTAATGTTAGTAGTAGAATAGAACATCGTTTTAACATATCATTTTTAATTTAATTCCATATCAATATACAAATCCTATCTCTTTTAATACCAACTTTTTTGTTACTTATTGCCTTAACAAAATAAACTCTTAATAGTATTATAAATTATTAATAATTAGTACTATAATTTAAGATTTCCCAACTATAATTCTATTGAAAAGTATAGGATGATAAATATGATTTTACCAATATAATAATTGGGGTTTTTACTGAGTATTAAATGTTATATGACGTGATTTAAAATTAGGTGTATTAATAAAATTAAAATGTATTTACTTCTATTGTTACATTTGTGATAGATAAATTAAACACAATGAAGAATTCAAAAGAAGTAGAAAATACGTTTGGGCATCGCTTAAGAGTAAGAGTTTGCGGTATACTTATAGAGAACAATAAAATTCTCATGGCAGTTCACAAAGGGATTGGTCCTAGAGGAATTTTTTGGGCTCCTCCAGGTGGTGGACTAGAATATGGTGAAACAGTTCAGGATGCTCTGAAGCGAGAATTTTTAGAGGAAACTGGATTAGACATTACCATTAAAAAACATCTTTTTACTCATGAGTTCTTTGATTTGCCCTTACATGGTATAGAATTATTTTTTCTCGTTGAAAAAACGGGAGGTACTTTAAAATTGGGTTATGACCCTGAAATGGAGCAACAAGTACTTGAAAATATGGTTTTTATTGATTTTGATGAGCTCCAAGAAAAGCACCAAGATGAAAAGCATCATTTATTCCGTCATTGTAATTCGTTAAAAGACCTTATCAAAATGGAAGGATTTTACAGCAATTTGACAGAAAATTTGTAAACTTGTAAGTTAGAATCAAACAGGTATTAAGAACCTGTATAACTTCTAAAACAATAATGGCGAAAGTTAGCATTTTACAAAGTCAATTACTTGACATCACAATTAGTAGATTAAGTCAGCAACTTATTGAGAATCATGGAGATTTCTCAAATACAGTGATCATTGGACTTCAACAAGGCGGAATTATTCTTTCTGAGCGTATCAAAAAACGTATCATGGAGTTAGAGAATATTGAGGTGCCTTGTGGTCAGTTGGATATTACTTTCCATAGAGATGATTACCGTAGAAGAGAAAATATTCTTACACCTAGTAAGACGGAGATTCCTTTCTTAATTGAAAATATGAATGTAATCTTAATTGATGATGTGATTTTCACAGGACGTTCTATCCGATCAGCATTAGATGCAATGATGGCATTTGGTCGTCCTAAGAAAGTTGAGTTATTGTGTTTGATTGACCGTAAATACAGCAGAGATTTACCTA of Flammeovirga agarivorans contains these proteins:
- the pyrR gene encoding bifunctional pyr operon transcriptional regulator/uracil phosphoribosyltransferase PyrR, whose translation is MAKVSILQSQLLDITISRLSQQLIENHGDFSNTVIIGLQQGGIILSERIKKRIMELENIEVPCGQLDITFHRDDYRRRENILTPSKTEIPFLIENMNVILIDDVIFTGRSIRSALDAMMAFGRPKKVELLCLIDRKYSRDLPIEPTYVGKVVNSIQSQYITAEWKEEGHAEDTLWLINQ
- a CDS encoding RIO1 family regulatory kinase/ATPase, which translates into the protein MKSYVLSFALAFCFQLTTVFGQSVAEDVSSYVNQLNQISTLTTVQKQEISTLRTKYEKDLLALGSADLDKKNQLLILFLQKRENVLEREQRVAINAKEITEKETEELKSILSLDNNQFNVIHTDFSNFNTLLMNAKQAYAINSQEYLEVSTMIADRKFETINANCTVQQQNHFKAHKDIYRKSISSFMTKYIYYNQDTKLVSR
- a CDS encoding NUDIX domain-containing protein; the protein is MKNSKEVENTFGHRLRVRVCGILIENNKILMAVHKGIGPRGIFWAPPGGGLEYGETVQDALKREFLEETGLDITIKKHLFTHEFFDLPLHGIELFFLVEKTGGTLKLGYDPEMEQQVLENMVFIDFDELQEKHQDEKHHLFRHCNSLKDLIKMEGFYSNLTENL